Genomic segment of Arachis hypogaea cultivar Tifrunner chromosome 16, arahy.Tifrunner.gnm2.J5K5, whole genome shotgun sequence:
gTAAATTGTACTTTTAAATTATTGATCTAACAAAaactaaatcctaaaaaatactattagttgtaccaaaaaaattattaacgtTGTAAACTTGTAATAAAATATCTATACATacagaataatttaaaataagacaaatgctttaattaattatatgaagttattgtgaataaataataaaaagtaattttatttgtgtataattttaaattattaatacataaaaataattctataaaatattaataattgcactaaaaattttattaaagtataaaaaaatactGATCAAGTTAAAATTTAGTCAtccataaatatatatttatatataaaaaatatagatataaaatatatgaAGTTAATAACTATAATTAGTgactataataaatatataattaaattaatttttaattattttcattgTTAATTTagcattaataaaattttattttttctattttaaagcaGATCAaccttatcattattattattaaataagtttataattataattgacaATACTTTACGTAATTATAATACTctccataataataattattattattatttttattatattattatttggatgaattcatcattatttaaaaaaattatcatatattaattaaattattcatatatcatgcataatcaaaattatttattttattatacattTTAAAGTGACAATTAAttagtctaatttttttattagacacaATCAATTAGCATACAAGTCCATATGTTTAATAATGACTTGTAAAAATTATTGTGATTCAATCATAACCTTTTTTACAAAGTGaaagattttttaatattaataaaaaacaatatataataatatatatatatatatatgtgtgtgtttaatcaattagtatatttttatcgttaattgttttttttgtattttattttgtaattgaataaaaattttaatataaataatatttaaattttatttgatacgggatcaaaaatataatttatgaaTATACAATGATCAATGTTGCAGTTTAAACTAAAATTTGGAATGTTTACAAGAAAACATATACGcatattttcttataaaaattaagatattaatttattgtatatatatatttttttaattaatccaattattttgtgaattttttgttttatatttttatttagtatttgcataaatgaaaaaaaataatgcattaggttgaatttataaaaaaaaaaaaaaaagaattgtagAAACTAGAAAGTGGAACATATAATTACACAAACGTCCAATTTCCACCAACTCCCTATCTTCTCTCCACAGTAATATATACCAACACCAACTAGCCTCCAACCCTTTCTTAAAACACCACAACACACACCATTTCCTCTCGTCAAATCGCATAACCATGGCTTTTCTTACTACGATCATACCCCTCTCCCTCTTAGCACTTCTTTTCTACAAGCTCTACTTCAGGCTAAGGTTTAAGCTCCCACCGGGCCCACGTCCGTGGCCAGTTGTCGGAAACCTCTACGACATAAAGCCCGTGAGGTTCCGATGCTTCGCGGAGTGGGCCCAGTCCTACGGCCCAATTATCTCGGTGTGGTTTGGATCGACTTTGAATGTAATTGTTTCGAACTCTGAGCTGGCAAAGGAGGTGCTGAAGGAGCATGATCAGCAGCTGGCCGACCGCCATAGGAGCCGGTCGGCGGCGAAGTTTAGCCGGGACGGGAAGGACCTCATTTGGGCCGACTATGGGCCACACTATGTGAAGGTGAGGAAGGTTTGCACTCTTGAGCTCTTCTCCCCAAAGAGGCTTGAGTCTTTGAGGCCTATAAGAGAAGATGAGGTCACTGCCATGGTTGAATCCATTTTCAATGACTGCATCAATCCTGGTATGTTTCATGTTTTATTATCATTTATTAACATGAATTTATTGTTCTGAGATTTTTTTTTCCTTGGAAGGGAAGGGGGCTGGGGAGGGGCGAGGAATTTAATTTTCTGATATTTgattttcgttttctttcttttctgagAAGTTAATGtgggtagttttttttttttttttggtgactaatgtGGGTAGTTTGAAGTTTGAacacattaaattttatttacttgcaattaataaattataaatgtttATATTCTTGGAGTGCTTTGTGATTTGAGTACTCTTTGAAGAGAATTAGACAGAATGATAAATTTTAAGGAGTCAAtaacaaaataattcaaaatgattttattcaatttaatatttatcatttCATATctgtaatatttataattatgaatttattatatttaacattatttaattatttaaaagtaattaaaaatataaaataacataagtgataatataaaaaaaagtaaaataaaataatttaaaattatttaaacttattttttatttttttcaaatatttttataaaggaATATTTGTGTGTAATAATTAAatggtttgaaaaaaaaaagtgagaattaGGCGTATTTGTGTGTAATAATTTCTCTGCCTCGTTGTTTTGGGTTTCTTCGGCACTACTGCTACTCGGTTTTGCTTTCCTAAGTGTTGGGATAATTtgacttttcttttttattaataataacatatACTATACCATAATATGCTACACAGtgcattatttaaataaaatattttttatttattaataaatttgctTTGCAAGCTTATGCAAAGTGGGCGGCAACACatttaattttgagttgaagtctGCTAGTTAGTTCCACCGGTTGAGAACATTTTAATTGAAATAGAAATTTGtgttataaatttcaaaataaaaagatataattagtatattaaaatcaatcaccaataactattatatattttatataaatatatatcttttaatttatttataattatattttatattttaatatatattttatattaataattaatttttttattaattttagtatatatttaatattgtgTCTTAAAATAGAGTCCAGAAAATTTAGCTTGTTCATTTGGCGTGGTCTCTATTATATATGACTTAAGcttagtttaataattttttaaagaggTGTTTgtgatattttattttgtattcggTAAATAAAAATGCTTGTATAtttatgtttgttttttttttaaattaagaatgtttttaaaagtatttaaagaaaatttttttaaaattaacttatacttatcaaaattaaaaaatctaatatcactttatacattaattaatatctaaatttaattcttacattaatatttattaaaatatttttaaattgtaaaaattattttatcaaacatatttattattatttatatttattaaaaattatttttaatttaatttaccaaacacaaatgCTATAACTTTTGAAaagctaatttttaaaatttaatttttataaattatttttaaaacgtAAAAATTTTCCGAAACTAAACGGGTATAAGTAGTATTTTAGAAGTTAGAACTAATAAGGTAGGGCCTTGACCAGTCATAGGAATTAGGAACAATGaataattaaatagtaaataaagtTTATGATTTTGTATGAGTGTAGGACCATATATATTCGTAGTAGGGGGTTGGTGTACCAAATTCACCCACTGATtatttccttatttctttttctcttttaactAAAAATTTCTATGTAACTGAGTACCGAACGTagaactaattattttttatatgctaATTACAGTtgtgtaatatatataataaagtttTGGGTGTGTAATACTTAATTATGGGACTCATAATTGATTTTAAAGAAATCGTTAGTGTCGATTTGTTTAAAATCGTTACCAACGATTTGAGTGAAGAGGAACAATAATTAAAAAGCTTTGGATTAACAATCAATGGTTATAATCAACTTAAAAAATGAGAGTAACGATTTCATGGTtgtagaaattttaaaaaaaaaaatttgtcttaCTTAAAATCGTTAatctcattttcacaattttttgtctttttctgaaATCGTAAGTCATGATTTTTTATGGTATTGAAAATCCCCATATCAATGTATTACACCAAATTAGTATAATATTAATGTATTACATTCCTTCGATTGTAATATCAAAAAAATTAGCCCGTAGAACGTAAGCCACACTGCcacaatttcatatatatatatatcgtttctgttttgaaagaaaattgttgAAGTGGGATAATTTTATTGTTAGCCTTTCTAATAATTTTCACCTTGTAGACACATTTTCTTCCGACAAGAACTATCATCAAATTAGTTTTCACAGACCAGGCATTATTAACAGTGAACTATGAAAGTATGAATAATTCAATTTGAGaatgaaaaaattattgaaattctTTATTGAAAAAAACAATAACTAATGAAGTGGTTGGCTGTGGTTGGTGAACTATGACTGAAAACTttgctggactttttttattGTGTGTGAAAGCTCCTTTAGCGCTCTAATGTCTTTCTCCCATACCTAAACACTGCAACTATTAGATGCTCCTTCCCAACCACAAGTTCCACTGGCCTTCTACCTAGCTTTTCGGCATTTTTAGCAAAAAGAGCTTCACACATAAAGGCTCACACAACGAATCAGTTATTCCTTATGACCCTATTttggttttttctttttatcttcctatatatatggttttttttttaacaaggACCCCAAAcagcaaaaaagaaaaacaaaggaaagtcTAGAAAGAGTCTCTTGTCCTAACAATACCCATACAACCAGAAATAAGAGAATAAACTATAGTAGGAGAAGGGGTATCATATATATGAATTTCTAACGGTAGACTCTGACTCTACTTAGCTAGACAATCAGCCACCAAATTTGCTTCCCAAAAGTTGTGACGCCAATTAATCTTCTATATGCGGTGAGACAAAACAAAGATATCTTGGATGAGGGGGAAATAGgggggagtggatcctctcccgTGAATAAAAAACTGGATGGTGTGCAGTGTTTAATCTAACCATTCACTAcattctctctcttatttatttctgGTCCCACTATTAAAATCAAAGGTGAGAGATTGCACTGTATTTTGTCAAGTGTTGAAAaaactggagaggatccatttccgaAACAGGGAGTGATTAGACGGACACCTATTCTTAATCATGTTGATTATAGGAACAACTAAAGTACCAAAATTAACCCTAAAAAATTAATACATtgacaaaattaattataaaaaaaagtaaaattaactcGTAACAAACGCTGACCAAAACTGACTAATCATTAAGACGACGTTAATGATTTATCCTACATCTAATGTTAATAATTAGATAGTTTTGACAAGCGGAAAACATCGTTCATGATTATAAGTTAGTTTTATATCTTTTCATTATTAGTTGTCTATCATTTGAAGCCCAAATAAAATTACTAGTATGATATCACAAGTCCATAACTATATTGGGTAGTAGTACTGGTAATAACTTTCTCTGGTTTGCCATAAATTATACTTGTAACCATAAAAtcaatatcttcattataataaACATTTTTATTTGTTGGTATCTTCCAATTTTTCAGAATTGGAAAGGTTtggacaatttttttttaacataagtGGTTGCacactttttctttttcgttttgaTCAGAAAACTTAGGAAAAAGTTTTTTGGTGAAGAAATACTTGGGAGCCGTGGCATTCAACAACATCACTAGGCTAGCATTTGGCAAAAGATTTGTGAACTCAGAAGGTATAATGGATGAGCAAGGAGTAGAATTCAAGGCTGTAGTGGCAAATGGATTGAAGCTAGGAGCATCTCTGGCCATGGCCGAGCACATTCCGTGGCTGCGATGGATGTTCCCACTCGAAGAGGAGGCTTTCGCCAAGCACGGTGCTCACCGCGACAAACTCACCAGAGCCATCATGGAAGAGCACACTCAAGAGCGGCTGAAATCCGGTGCCAAGCAACATTTTGTTGATGCCCTCCTCACATTGCAAGAAAAATATGACCTTAGTGAAGACACCATCATTGGTCTACTTTGGGTATGTTCTACTCACTAGTTACCATACAGTTTCGGATCCAATGTATTCATAATGCTTAATTaaatcatgtaaattgcatgtaaGTCCATCATGCACAAATTCTCAACATTGATCAGTTTATCTAATCAACAATACTGAGAACGTGTCATGATGCAATGTGCAATTTACTTCTATAAGAGTATcaagagaactctttaatttttaattattttattttatttttgaaggatATATGTGTAAAAAAAGGAGTGAAAAAAATTGATGATATTTCATTTACCTACCTTAAAGTATTAGCAACTATTTTGGtgcttgctttctttttcttttattctatttcACCTACCAAAACCATAATTGACATATTTGTCTTCATTCTTTTTTTTGGTAATACATATATTGACTTCATTACTTATATAGGACATGATTACTGCTGGCATGGACACAACAGCAATATCAGTTGAGTGGGCCATGGCTGAACTAATCAAGAACCCAAGAGTCCAACAGAAAGCCCAAGAGGAGCTAGACAGGGTGATTGGGCTTGAAAGGATAATGACAGAATTAGATTTCTCAAGCCTCCCATACCTCCAATGCGTGGCAAAGGAAGCCCTAAGGCTCCACCCACCAACCCCACTAATGCTCCCACACAGGGCCAATTCCAACGTCAAAGTTGGTGGCTATGACATACCAAAAGGCTCCAACGTGCACGTGAACGTGTGGGCCGTGGCACGTGACCCAGCTGTATGGAAAAACCCACTGGAGTTCAGGCCTGAGAGGTTCCTTGAGGAGGATGTGGACATGAAGGGACATGATTTTAGGCTGCTCCCCTTTGGTGCTGGACGTAGGGTATGCCCCGGTGCACAACTTGGGATCAATTTGGTGACGTCAATGTTGGGTCATCTTTTGCATCATTTTAGTTGGGCCCCACCTGAGGGAACGAGGCCCGAGGAGATTGACATGTCGGAGAATCCTGGGTTGGTCACTTACATGAGTGCACCACTTCAGGCTGTGCCAACTCCTAGGTTGCCCTCACATTTGTACAAACGTGTGCCTGCTGATATTTAATATTTTCTAAtccataaatattttgtttactcATTTTCACCTTTGAGTACAAATAAGACAAGTTTTTCCCTTTTGTTGCTTTTGGAACTTCTCCTCCTTCTTGTTGTTGGTAGTAGTATGTTTTGCTATTATGTCTTTGTAACTATCAttgaaattacaatgagaaaccTAAGGATTTTATGTATTTTACATTGACACCTTCAAACTCAACAAAGTTTGTCCCATTCAGGTTTTGGAATGAAATTCCTACTTAAGAGAAATATATAGTTTTTAATTTAGCATGAAATATAGTTAAACAGGAAGAGAATTGAAGTGAAGTAGCTCTAAGCATCTTGTTCTTGGTATTTGAAAGCGAGGGTTGTATATCTAATTCTTTGCATGCTTAATGCATTCTCTTTCCAAGTTATATCTTTTCATATGAGTTGAGTAAACACTCTCCTTCTTGTCCAATCATACTACCTATACCTATATATAGTACATGAAAAACGAAAGTGATGCATCATCCTCTCATGCTTCCTATTAACATGTCTATGCTATGCTAAGAGAAAGTAAAGCACAACTGCACAAGAAGCACTTCAAATATAGATAGGCAGAATCCTTTCTAAATTTGTAAAGCAAAATCCAATTACTTGTATTTTTATCACTTCACATAACTTGTCACACAGTTTGTTATTACTGAAGAATAAACATATTAACATGTAGTAAGAGCAAACGCAGAATAAATTTACAAGGCAAGCCACATTATGCATTTATTATTTACATCAAAGTATTAAAGGCATGTTTTATATGTATTAACTAGTTCCTATAATGTATAATACACTACACACAACACATTTCGTCCTAGTGGTAAGAGAAGTGTCACTCCATTTACATAAATTAAACGAAGATAGCTACTGAATTCAGGGAGAATCTTGTTTCATCCAGCTTACATAAAACCTTCCACCAACTTTCTTATTTAATTCAACCACAAACCTCTCTTCTTTCATCCCCCTTCTTAACTTCAGAAGCAAGTTTAATTTCACATAATCTTCAACTACCTGAAATTTTAGCCAAAAGAAGCATGCCAATTGAAGAAAGAGATAACAGAAGACTAGAAATGCAAAAGAAACAAATCCAAAGCAAGAACTGAGGAAAAAGCAGATCATATGGAAGCATGTGATGAGTATTTTGCTAATAGGACTCCTCACCTTGGCTCTGGCCAGAACAATCTCCAGAAGTTCATATGGAGACAAAGAGTTGGATCTTAGCGCAATGGACTTTACAGCATAACTGGCTGCGTCTATGATCTCAGGATCAAGAGTTGGCACTTCATGCCATCCCAGTTTGTGTCCTGATTTAAGAGTAATATCATTTTCTTAGAAATAACACTGATATTTAAATAGgagagaaaaaaaatgttaataaataaagtaggaagagatccaagttttaaTGTAACAACTATGATCCCAACTGTACAAGCAGCGGCAGGACTAGACAAAAATTCTATGGGCAAAAAACATACTCTTTTTCGGCGGATGGTTCTCGCCTTCTCGGAAGGTTTTCACGTTTCTCTGAGATTGTAAGGATATAAAAACTATCCCTGAAGTGATCTTGATTGTTTCTACAACATTTAAACTATTGTCATGGAATTTATTGCCCAAAATTGAAAATTCCATTCCATACAGCATCTTAGTTCTTATGATTGCGATAATTTTTTCCTTAAACTCTAGTAGCACCAATCTATCACAAACAACACATAAAACTACAAATAAATGGTCCAGATGAATTAAATAAGTTACTTTTTCAATAATGACAACACAACCCGCTTATTTTTCTCTTGCCAACTAGGTGCCAAATCCAATGTTTACTGTTATTGagtcaagtaataataacaagaGTGCCAAAATAAGGTTAAACATTTATGCAGATAATgacttaaaaattatataatgtgcTAAAAGGTTAGTTACACACTACTATTATGCACCTCCATGCATATAAGCTTTTCTGGGTTCATCTATCCAATGTAGAAAGGATAAATTCACAGCCATGGTAAGGTCAATGTCAGTATCCATATCTTTTCAACAATTAGAAGAAAACGTACTCTCCACCTCTTGAATATTTAAATCATACAAACAACGAAACTGCTAACAGCTAATTCTTGTGTCATCAATAAAGCGGGAGGAACAGATGATAAATGAAACATTCTTTATGGGAATTCATGAATAGATTTAAGGAATCTTTACCTTGCTGAACGCCAAGGTCTGAACCCTTAAAGGGAGTGATAGCATGAATTTGCCTGAATTCCTGCAACTGCTTGAAGTTCATCCATGGCTTCACCCAAATTTTGGCTTCATATAACTTCTTCTTTCCTCCATCAATTGCTTCAAGCGTAAGAAAATATATCTTACCCGCTACTACCTGCTCTTTTGCCTTCAATACCTTTGCAAACTCAAGAAGGCCATTCTGCATGAAAGAGAAATAACTCAATATAGCTAAAGATTCGGACTTTGATTAAATAATTTGCATGGGAAGAGCGAAACATGGTTAGAATGGCCAAGTTAAGAAAATTCCTTTATAGGTTGATTTGGTTGGAATCAAGAAACCTATTTTCTAAATTTGTTCCCTGTTTTCAACCAACTTTTTTCCTTTACAAAAATCTGATAAACATAAACCCAAACAAGCGGTAATGATTTCCATGGTTCCTTTCTCTCTAATAAAATTGAGTAAAAAGTTAAAACAACTATTCAACTAAGATTTGTCCCATTTGGGAAGCAAGTACACAAGTAGTTAATTGTTTAAGTTATAGTTCTATGGAACACAATACGGTTTGCTAGGGGATGGGTACGCAGTGGGCCACGTTTAAAATATTTAtgtgaaaaatataattatggCATTCTGGTATGCAGATGAATTGCGAATTAGTATGCGAAATTGGTAATTCATGTAACTCTGGTTTAAGCAACCCAATTGAAAACTCCCAAGATCAAATAGCAGGGTTAAGTGGTTAAGTGAAAGACACCACTTATCTAGACGACCAGTGACCAAACGATGAACTTCCACAAAATCCCTAGAAATTAAGCACGAATATTGGGAAAATGAAGAAAGGAATCAAATCCACAGGTCAATAAAGTTCAACCTTTAACACACATGAAGGAAATCAATTAGACAGGTGAATACCTCTTTGTTGTTGTGTTCTTGAATTGCGAAACGAGCGAGGCTTTCGATTTCAGCGTGGTTCGAAACGGCGTCGTGGTGGGAGTCACGAAGCCCTCCGAGCTTCATACGAATGATGTTGTCGTGGTGCTCTTCCACCATGCGAGATCCCAAGACGCAGAGCCCAGAAAGCGCAAGGAGAAGAGAAAGCAAAGTCACAAGAGAGAACGCACCAAGCTTCATCGTCTTCAACGAATTCTGCAACGAACAAATGGTGAATGAATTTTAGTtgcttagttagttagttggtgccTCTctccttttttgtttgtttgtttgttttttggtATAGTTGGTGACTGTCATCGTCTGTGCAAACTGCAAAGTGCGAACAAATTCTATTAAGGCCCCCACGGCCCCACCCAATTTTTGGAGACCCACACTTTATCGGTGCCTATTAAGGCGAGAAAACGTAGCCTTTTGTGTAGTAACTACTAACAACGGCACCACTTCCTTCGAAAATAATGATACATTTGTCTGAGAGTGtatttttaatactttaattattttgtaatagAATTAAAGATTTAGTTAACACGAGTCTTAAgggtatataataaatttattattaataaaaaatttttaatatttttatttaataaaaacaaaataaatatattaaaaatttaaatttttttatatttttaataatttttttaaatttataaatttaacaagTGTTGTTAAAGTAGATAAACTCtaaaattaattagaaatttaTTTCTGCAGCACgcttattataaaaatttgattgaaaGTGACGAAAAAAAACAATTTGAGTATTGTTAACtcagttatttatgatttaaatttttaacatatatgttatttatgtataacaaaaaaaaacttaGTTACCAACCTagttttttatagaatttttttaaataaataaattaaatattttatttacggaTATAGATAATTTGTAGTATATTTATCAATTTGCATAGCTtaacttatctcgtttacatttgTAAATAAGATAAACATGTTTGTTGTTGCATCTATTACATTTGCACACGTGTTGTGAAACAGGGCTTATCTCATTTACAATGTAAACAAGTTAAGCAAGGCGTTTACAGCGTGACTGTTGTCACTTTCGAACCATTTTTTACTTCCAATGTATGATAATGACTGGGTACAACTGATAATTCTGGAATTAGTTGTAGGGCAAGCAGAAGATACTAAACTGAAACACCTACCGGAGTCTCTAGTACaaactcctcctcatcatcacctCAGAAGAACCATCATTATTGCTATCGGCAACATACTCCTCATTGGACTCCTCATCATCTACGTTCATGTCTACCACTTGACTAGTACAGTGCAACGGTAGTGGTGCAAGAGATGGGTCGTTCTGGACAAAATTCGAGTG
This window contains:
- the LOC112754638 gene encoding cysteine proteinase inhibitor 7 isoform X1 — protein: MKLGAFSLVTLLSLLLALSGLCVLGSRMVEEHHDNIIRMKLGGLRDSHHDAVSNHAEIESLARFAIQEHNNKENGLLEFAKVLKAKEQVVAGKIYFLTLEAIDGGKKKLYEAKIWVKPWMNFKQLQEFRQIHAITPFKGSDLGVQQETIKITSGIVFISLQSQRNVKTFREGENHPPKKRHKLGWHEVPTLDPEIIDAASYAVKSIALRSNSLSPYELLEIVLARAKVVEDYVKLNLLLKLRRGMKEERFVVELNKKVGGRFYVSWMKQDSP
- the LOC112754637 gene encoding cytochrome P450 98A2 is translated as MAFLTTIIPLSLLALLFYKLYFRLRFKLPPGPRPWPVVGNLYDIKPVRFRCFAEWAQSYGPIISVWFGSTLNVIVSNSELAKEVLKEHDQQLADRHRSRSAAKFSRDGKDLIWADYGPHYVKVRKVCTLELFSPKRLESLRPIREDEVTAMVESIFNDCINPENLGKSFLVKKYLGAVAFNNITRLAFGKRFVNSEGIMDEQGVEFKAVVANGLKLGASLAMAEHIPWLRWMFPLEEEAFAKHGAHRDKLTRAIMEEHTQERLKSGAKQHFVDALLTLQEKYDLSEDTIIGLLWDMITAGMDTTAISVEWAMAELIKNPRVQQKAQEELDRVIGLERIMTELDFSSLPYLQCVAKEALRLHPPTPLMLPHRANSNVKVGGYDIPKGSNVHVNVWAVARDPAVWKNPLEFRPERFLEEDVDMKGHDFRLLPFGAGRRVCPGAQLGINLVTSMLGHLLHHFSWAPPEGTRPEEIDMSENPGLVTYMSAPLQAVPTPRLPSHLYKRVPADI
- the LOC112754638 gene encoding cysteine proteinase inhibitor 12 isoform X2: MKLGAFSLVTLLSLLLALSGLCVLGSRMVEEHHDNIIRMKLGGLRDSHHDAVSNHAEIESLARFAIQEHNNKENGLLEFAKVLKAKEQVVAGKIYFLTLEAIDGGKKKLYEAKIWVKPWMNFKQLQEFRQIHAITPFKGSDLGVQQGHKLGWHEVPTLDPEIIDAASYAVKSIALRSNSLSPYELLEIVLARAKVVEDYVKLNLLLKLRRGMKEERFVVELNKKVGGRFYVSWMKQDSP